One genomic segment of Paenibacillus durus includes these proteins:
- the nth gene encoding endonuclease III, with product MKISDVRHILDTIGEMFPDADCELNHSNAFELTIAVLLSAQCTDATVNKVTADLFRKYKTPLDYVSVPLEELEQDIRRIGLYRNKAKHIQNLCAILIDQYGGEVPQAHDQLVTLPGVGRKTANVVVSNAFGVPAIAVDTHVERVSKRLGLAGWKDSVLEVEKKLMKAVPMNEWTLTHHRLIFFGRYHCKAQNPKCQVCPLLDVCREGKKRMKTSQVSKAKK from the coding sequence ATGAAGATTTCAGATGTCCGCCACATTCTGGATACGATTGGCGAAATGTTTCCGGATGCGGACTGTGAGCTGAACCACAGCAATGCGTTTGAGCTGACGATTGCCGTGCTGCTGTCGGCTCAATGCACGGACGCAACCGTAAACAAAGTCACTGCAGACTTGTTCCGGAAGTATAAAACACCGCTGGATTATGTATCGGTCCCTCTGGAAGAACTGGAGCAAGACATACGGCGGATCGGCCTTTACCGCAATAAGGCTAAGCATATTCAGAATTTATGCGCGATTCTGATCGATCAGTATGGCGGGGAAGTGCCGCAGGCCCACGATCAGCTGGTTACACTTCCGGGAGTGGGACGCAAGACGGCCAATGTGGTCGTTTCCAACGCCTTCGGCGTGCCTGCGATTGCCGTGGATACACATGTTGAGAGAGTATCCAAGCGTCTGGGGCTGGCGGGCTGGAAGGATTCGGTGCTAGAGGTTGAGAAGAAGCTGATGAAGGCGGTCCCGATGAATGAATGGACGCTGACGCATCACCGGCTGATTTTTTTCGGAAGATATCACTGCAAGGCGCAGAATCCGAAATGTCAGGTATGCCCGCTTCTGGATGTATGCCGCGAAGGAAAAAAACGTATGAAAACCTCGCAGGTAAGTAAAGCTAAGAAATAG